A window from Drosophila nasuta strain 15112-1781.00 chromosome 3, ASM2355853v1, whole genome shotgun sequence encodes these proteins:
- the LOC132790095 gene encoding uncharacterized protein LOC132790095, protein MMRSVNNLLLATSRRSVMREMSVQSHRASKRLTAAGLGKQQYRFMQDANQMRKTSTLQSMKEFFMHPLTWDRNNGFLNVVLALAIFSFCFINSCSKCPEEGAQMTSKTAADKD, encoded by the coding sequence ATGATGCGATCCGTGAACAATCTCTTGCTGGCCACATCCCGAAGGAGCGTGATGCGGGAGATGAGTGTGCAGAGCCATCGAGCAAGCAAGAGATTGACAGCAGCCGGATTGGGAAAGCAACAATATCGCTTCATGCAGGATGCGAATCAAATGAGGAAAACATCGACTCTGCAGTCGATGAAAGAGTTCTTTATGCATCCGCTGACCTGGGATCGCAATAATGGCTTTTTAAACGTGGTTCTGGCCTTGGCCATtttcagcttctgcttcatTAACTCGTGTTCTAAATGTCCCGAGGAAGGAGCACAGATGACCTCAAAGACAGCAGCGGACAAGGATTAG